The following coding sequences lie in one Methylotuvimicrobium alcaliphilum 20Z genomic window:
- a CDS encoding CsiV family protein: MMKNKKNAFRVVWFVLLIWRTSFASAEDRFQVELIVFAQDMATTELFDQTRSEIQWPSQVVEVSALAQAATEQKSLSHVYATLSRSSTYQPIAHYAWIQVINEDSAGDAVRIQDAANVLDGFFQLERGDFLTVTLDLEYQPDPERFFRMSEARRIKFNEEHYFDHPKFGAILKVKMKDER; encoded by the coding sequence ATGATGAAGAATAAAAAAAATGCGTTTCGTGTGGTCTGGTTTGTGTTGTTGATTTGGCGGACCTCATTTGCTTCAGCCGAAGATCGTTTTCAAGTCGAATTAATCGTATTCGCACAGGACATGGCGACGACCGAATTGTTCGATCAGACCCGTAGCGAGATTCAATGGCCGAGTCAGGTCGTCGAAGTGTCGGCATTGGCTCAGGCCGCCACGGAACAAAAATCGTTATCCCATGTCTACGCTACGCTTTCGCGTTCTTCAACGTATCAACCGATCGCCCACTATGCATGGATTCAAGTCATCAATGAAGACAGCGCCGGCGATGCGGTTCGAATTCAGGATGCCGCTAATGTGTTGGACGGTTTTTTTCAGCTCGAACGAGGCGATTTTTTGACCGTGACACTAGATCTTGAGTATCAGCCCGATCCCGAGCGATTTTTTAGAATGTCCGAAGCGAGGCGAATTAAGTTTAATGAAGAGCATTATTTCGATCATCCGAAATTCGGCGCTATTTTGAAGGTGAAAATGAAAGATGAAAGGTGA